DNA from Spirochaetota bacterium:
CTTCCATTGCCCACGAAATACTACGATGGCGGATTTTCCCTGGCCGTACCGACCTCATACGGCGTATTCGGGGGTTTCTTCCGATACATGAAGTTCCCCGGCAGCGCCATTGATATCAAGGAAGGCTACAGCGTGAGCGTGGGAAGCGCCCGTGACCTGACGAGGCAGCTGATGCTGGGCTTTTCCCTGAATTTTGTATACGGGAAGAACGGCGGAAAATCGTTTTACACCGGCGGGAATCTCGGGTTCATTTATAAATTCCCCGGCACGGCAGCGCGCTACGGCTTCTGTATCCATGACCCGCGGATAGGTTTTTCTGTCAATTTCGGGTATCCCTTTGGCAGCCATCGCAGCTATGCGGATATGAATGCCATCACCCTCGGTTACAGCTTCAAGTTTTTCCATATCAAGCAGTTCTCGCTTGGATTATATAATGATTTCACGGTGCTCAATTATCGGGACTTCCCTCTTAAATTCGGCATTGAATCGGAGATCTTCAATATTCTTATCATCAGGGGGGGCTATGTGATCCCCCATGCCTATAACAGCGGAAACTTCACCACAGGATTCGGTCTGAAAATCGATACGGAGAGTTTCAAGGGCTCCCTGAATTATGCCCTCAACTTTTATCCAAACATGAAGTACACCCATTATATCGGCGTCAATTTTGAATATGGCAAACTGGACCGGGAACCTCCCGAAACGGAGATCGGGGCGGATAAAAACGATATCTCTCCCAATCATGACGGGTCGAAAGACTACGTCCTGTTCAATCTCAGCGTCTTTGACAGGAGCAGGATAAAGGGATGGAAGCTCCAGATCATGGATGCCGGATCCCAGATCATCAAGGATTATTCCATATCGGAACGGGACATCAGCGACCGGCTCTCCGCACAGGAATTTTTTAAAAGGCTTTTTAAAAAGCGTGAATCGATGGTCGTTCCCGAAAGGATTATCTGGGATGGCACCGATGTGAAAGGGAAAACCGTGCCCGACGGCAGATATGGCTATTCCTTTACGGCATGGGATGAAAAGGACAATATTGCGGCCACGAAATCAGGTTATGTCTATGTTGACAATACTCCACCCGAGGTTGTCCTGGAAAAAAGCGACGATCTGTTTTCGCCCAATAAGGATGGCAGGAAGGATATCTATACGATTGTGCAGAAAATAAAATCATCGCCCGAGGATGAATGGTCTGCCTGTTTTAAAGATTCACAGGGGAATGTGGTCAAGAAATACAGCTGGGCAGGCAATGCCGTGCCGGCCCGTGTCGTATGGGACGGGAAGACCGATTCAGGCGATGACGCTCCCGAGGGCCTGTACAGCTATTCCATCTCCTGCGCTGATAATGCCGGCAACAGGGCCCATGCGGACATCAACTCCATCACGCTTACCCGTAAATATGAGATCGCCGACATCACCCTGACACCGGAGTATTTTTCTTTCGCCAAAGAGACGCCCTTGAAAATATTCCCGGCCCTGTCAAGCACGCACGGCCTCGTGGAGTGGAAAATCCTCATACAGAATGCGGGAATGAAGATTATAAAAGAAATCAGCGGGACGAATTCGATCGACAAGATGCTGACCTATGATTGCACCGACAAGGACGGGGCGCGTCTCAATGACGGCGTGTATTATGTCAGGTTCATCGCCGTGTTCAAGAGCGGCAACACGCCTGAGTCCTTTAACAAGATGTTTACCGTGGACAGCACCCCGCCGAAGCTTTCGGTATCTCATTCGCCCTCCCTGTTTTCGCCTGACGGGGACCGTGAAAACGACCTGTTGAAGATTGAGCCATGGGCGAAAGACAGCACGGGGATTAAAAGCTGGAGGATCATCGTCTATGATTCATCCGGTGAATCCTTCAAGACATTCTCCGGCAACGGCGCCGTTCCCGGGGAGATTCTCTGGGACGGTCTCGGGGACACCCTGGACATCGTCGAATCAGCCGCTGATTACACCATCGTTCTCGAAGCCACGGACATGGCCGGGAACAGGGGGGTATCCTCTCCGGACCGTCTGGAAGTGGACGTGCTGGTCCTGGTAACCGAGCGGGGGCTGAAAATAAGAATCAGCAATATCGAATTTCCCTTCGGCAGCAATGAAATCAAGTACAAGGGAAAGGTGATCCTTGACCGGGTCTTTCAGATACTGCAGAAGTATGAGAGCTATGACGTCCTCATCGAGGGACATACCGACGACATCGGCAAGGAAGAGTACAACCTCGAGCTCTCGGAGCGAAGGGCAAAAGCGGTGAACGACTATCTTCTGGGAAGGGGTATACCTCCTGACCGGCTGAAATATGTGGGAATGGGGGAGACGGTGCCGCTCTATCCCAATGACAGCGATGAGCATCGGCGGCGCAACCGCCGTGTTGAATTCATGCTGATCAAAAGGGTCGCCGAATAATGTACCTGGTCTTTTCCGACCTGGACGGCACGCTTCTTGATCATGACACCTATGAGTATCATGGAGCCCGGGAAGGACTGGCCCTTTTGAAACGGCGCGCCGTTCCTCTCATCCTGGTTTCCAGTAAGACGCTGGTGGAGATGGAAACCCTGCACCATGAGTTGAATCTGGAGGGGCCCTTTATATTTGAAAACGGCGGCGGTATTGTGTGGCCCGAAGCAAGGAAAGACCCCGAATATATCGGGACGGCCGCTTCTGAGCTGAAGGAAAAGAGAACGGTCCTTGAAGCGCTCCTGGGAGAGACGGTCCTGTTCATCACGGACATGGACGTTGAAGAGATAATGAAATGTACCGGACTTTCCAGAGAAAGGGCGCTCCTGTCAAGGAAGCGATTGACATCCCTTCCCTTCCTTGTACCATCAGGAAGAAACATTTCCGGGGAAGATCTGGAGAGGATCAATGGCGATTTGATCAGGATGGGTTTGTCGATAACAAAGGGCGGCCGGTTCTACCATTTCCTCTCGGCAAGGTCGGACAAAGGATCGGCTATAATGCGGGTTATTGATTATTACAGGGATAGACATGTAGCCGGGATCGTGACAATCGGCATCGGGGACAACGAAAATGACGTTCCCATGTTCAGGGTCGTGGATATTCCCGTTGCGGTAAGACGAAAGGACGGAACAATAATCGGGACTGCCATGGACAATATCAGAAAAATGAAGGGAACGGGACCGGAAGGCTTCAGTAAGGCGATCCTGTCTATCATCGGCGATAATTGATGGTACGCGCATTTGTGACCGCATACCTGTCATGACGATGCAAAGGTAATAGTTACCCAATAATATTACGGAATAAAGGAAGATCCATGAAATCTCTCATAAACGCTCTCATTGGCGTAATCACATGGGTGTTCAATGTGTTAAGGCAACTGTGCCGCAAGCTGCTTGAACATTTCATGGAGATTAACATATGCGAAAAAGCGATAGTGATCAGCACCATCATCGCCTTTGCGGCCGTGGTCGCTCCCATGGCGCGGTACCGCATATTTGATGTTTATTTTTACATCAATAACCCGATTGCCCATTATATGGTGGGGATCGTTCTGGTCATGATCGTTACCGTATACATCCCGGGCCTTATTGCCATGGCAATTCGTGTCATCCTGAATATTCTGTACCTGGTTGATGTTATCTACCTTCAGGCAGCTCATGAAATCAGCAAGGCGCCCTACGAAGTGACAGTGGGGTATTATTTGAATATTATCATTGCCCTGGTCTATATCGTGCTTTCGCTGGGAAGCTTTTTTCTTTTTCGTGAATCTTAGTTATGAAGATATTCAATGTCTACAAGGGGCAGAACGCCGGTACCTTCTTCTTTTTACAGTTCCGTAAAATTTTTGTAACATGAAAAAAATCGACATTATCTGATAAATTAAATGGTAGATTTGATACAGTCGATCGGCATGTAGTATGGTAACCTGGTCATTTGGTTTATTTGAAATTTTGATGTGCATCATATTCCTGAGGTTTTATGTGTCATTTTCAGGAAATCGAACACTATAAAATATTCTTATATATTAAGGAGAATTCCATGACAAAACACAAATTTCAGACAGAGGTCAACCAGCTTCTGCATCTTATAATTCACTCTCTCTATTCGCACAAGGAGATATTCCTGCGCGAGCTCATTTCAAACGCTTCTGATGCCCTTGACCGGCTCAAATACCTGACCCTCACGGATGAGGCCTACAAGGGCATGGATTTTGAGCCCCGGATCGACATTTATTTCGAAGATAAAAAAGAAAAGACACTGACCATAGCCGATTCCGGCATCGGGATGAGCGACCATGACCTGGAGGAGAACCTGGGCACCATCGCCCGGTCCGGGACCAGGGGGTTCGTCGAGCAGCTCACCGGGGACGCCCGCAAGGATTCCAACCTGATAGGCCAATTTGGCGTCGGATTTTATTCCTCCTTCATGGTGGCCGATAAGGTGGAGGTCATCAGCAGAAAGGCGGGTGAGGACAAGGCGTACAAGTGGACCAGCGACGGGAAAGGCGAATATGATATCCAGGACGCGGAACGGGAAACCCAGGGAACGTCCGTCACCCTCTACCTGAACAAGGAAGGGGAGGAATACGCCAGCCGGTATCAGATAGACACGGTCATTAAGAAATATTCAAACCACATACCCTTCCCGATATTTCTGCACTATGAAAGCACGCGGTACGAAGGGGAAGACGACAAGAAAAAGGAAATAAAGGAGCCGAAGACCGACCAGATCAACGCGGCGTCGGCCCTATGGAAAAGGCCCAAGTCGGAGCTCAAGGACGACGATTACAACGAGTTTTACAAATCCATTTCCCACGACATGGACGAGCCGCTGCTTCGGATCCATACCCACGCAGAGGGAAAACTCGATTACACGACCCTGTTCTTCATACCGAAACACGCCCCCTTCGATCTCTTCAGGGCCGACTACCAGGCGGGAATTAAACTGTATGTGAAACGGGTATTCATCACCGACGATGACAAGGAGCTGATGCCGGTGTACCTCCGCTTCGTCCGGGGGGTGATCGATTCGGAGGACCTGCCGCTGAACGTCAGCAGGGAGATCCTCCAGCAGAACCGCGTGCTGGCGAAGATAAAGACCTCGTCGGTGAAGCGGATCCTGGATGAGCTGTCGAAGCTCCAGAAAAGCGATCGGGAAAAATACAATGAGTTCTACAGGGAATTCGGCATACCCGTCAAGGAAGGCCTCTACCAGGACATGGAAAACCGTGAAAAAATCCTGGAGCTGGTGATGTACAAGTCCACCTCGGTAGATGGGTACACGACCCTCGATGAGTACAAGGACCGGATGAAGCCGGACCAGGACGCCATCTACTATATTACCGGCGCCAAGGAGGGGAACCTGAGAAATTCACCGCTCCTGGAAATGTATAAGAACAAGGACATAGAAGTGCTCGTCATGGATGACGAGGTCGATGATATCATCATTGCCTCTGTGCCGAAATTCAAGGACATAAACCTCAAATCGGTGAACCGGAGCGACGCGGCCGAAAGCCTGAAGAGCGAGGAGGACAAGCAAAAAGAGAAGGAGATAGAGCCGCTCATCAAGAAGATCAAGGACGTCTTGGGAGAGGAGGTCAAGGACGTGAAGGCGAGCACGCGCCTCAGCGATTCCCCGTCCTGCA
Protein-coding regions in this window:
- a CDS encoding OmpA family protein; protein product: MKRIVVAIIVLMCWTASEGAKPYRGRKINLFGNSAESLARAGTGVTSSGTEQFYLNPASIADSERIGASFQYGSLPLPTKYYDGGFSLAVPTSYGVFGGFFRYMKFPGSAIDIKEGYSVSVGSARDLTRQLMLGFSLNFVYGKNGGKSFYTGGNLGFIYKFPGTAARYGFCIHDPRIGFSVNFGYPFGSHRSYADMNAITLGYSFKFFHIKQFSLGLYNDFTVLNYRDFPLKFGIESEIFNILIIRGGYVIPHAYNSGNFTTGFGLKIDTESFKGSLNYALNFYPNMKYTHYIGVNFEYGKLDREPPETEIGADKNDISPNHDGSKDYVLFNLSVFDRSRIKGWKLQIMDAGSQIIKDYSISERDISDRLSAQEFFKRLFKKRESMVVPERIIWDGTDVKGKTVPDGRYGYSFTAWDEKDNIAATKSGYVYVDNTPPEVVLEKSDDLFSPNKDGRKDIYTIVQKIKSSPEDEWSACFKDSQGNVVKKYSWAGNAVPARVVWDGKTDSGDDAPEGLYSYSISCADNAGNRAHADINSITLTRKYEIADITLTPEYFSFAKETPLKIFPALSSTHGLVEWKILIQNAGMKIIKEISGTNSIDKMLTYDCTDKDGARLNDGVYYVRFIAVFKSGNTPESFNKMFTVDSTPPKLSVSHSPSLFSPDGDRENDLLKIEPWAKDSTGIKSWRIIVYDSSGESFKTFSGNGAVPGEILWDGLGDTLDIVESAADYTIVLEATDMAGNRGVSSPDRLEVDVLVLVTERGLKIRISNIEFPFGSNEIKYKGKVILDRVFQILQKYESYDVLIEGHTDDIGKEEYNLELSERRAKAVNDYLLGRGIPPDRLKYVGMGETVPLYPNDSDEHRRRNRRVEFMLIKRVAE
- a CDS encoding HAD-IIB family hydrolase, with product MYLVFSDLDGTLLDHDTYEYHGAREGLALLKRRAVPLILVSSKTLVEMETLHHELNLEGPFIFENGGGIVWPEARKDPEYIGTAASELKEKRTVLEALLGETVLFITDMDVEEIMKCTGLSRERALLSRKRLTSLPFLVPSGRNISGEDLERINGDLIRMGLSITKGGRFYHFLSARSDKGSAIMRVIDYYRDRHVAGIVTIGIGDNENDVPMFRVVDIPVAVRRKDGTIIGTAMDNIRKMKGTGPEGFSKAILSIIGDN
- the htpG gene encoding molecular chaperone HtpG; translation: MTKHKFQTEVNQLLHLIIHSLYSHKEIFLRELISNASDALDRLKYLTLTDEAYKGMDFEPRIDIYFEDKKEKTLTIADSGIGMSDHDLEENLGTIARSGTRGFVEQLTGDARKDSNLIGQFGVGFYSSFMVADKVEVISRKAGEDKAYKWTSDGKGEYDIQDAERETQGTSVTLYLNKEGEEYASRYQIDTVIKKYSNHIPFPIFLHYESTRYEGEDDKKKEIKEPKTDQINAASALWKRPKSELKDDDYNEFYKSISHDMDEPLLRIHTHAEGKLDYTTLFFIPKHAPFDLFRADYQAGIKLYVKRVFITDDDKELMPVYLRFVRGVIDSEDLPLNVSREILQQNRVLAKIKTSSVKRILDELSKLQKSDREKYNEFYREFGIPVKEGLYQDMENREKILELVMYKSTSVDGYTTLDEYKDRMKPDQDAIYYITGAKEGNLRNSPLLEMYKNKDIEVLVMDDEVDDIIIASVPKFKDINLKSVNRSDAAESLKSEEDKQKEKEIEPLIKKIKDVLGEEVKDVKASTRLSDSPSCIVADESDPTVQMQHLLKAMGQKNMPDFKPILEINPEHEIIKKLETADDKAVVEDISHLLLEQALLIEGVELKSPSEFVKRLNRVMGKAL